Proteins from a genomic interval of Macrobrachium nipponense isolate FS-2020 chromosome 33, ASM1510439v2, whole genome shotgun sequence:
- the LOC135202856 gene encoding uncharacterized protein LOC135202856: MKGSPGELKDQSQRSTPGELKGFREASGELKVFREAPGELKGFREALGELKVFREAPGELKGFREAPGELKGFREASGELKGFRETSGELKGFREALRELEGWADYSSSDEADDVKKKKKTENEQDNSVMLCDTQPQNVNNEDEEQCTIISSDNDEHINADHSVIICDTQPQNVNNDAEEQCIIIWSNSDEHIDSDVTHQ; encoded by the exons atgAAAGGAAGCCCCGGAGAACTGAAAGATCAGAGTCAGAGAAGcaccccaggagaactgaaaggattcagagaagcctcaggagaactgaaagtattcagagaagccccaggagaactgaaaggattcagagaagccttaGGAGAACTGAAagtattcagagaagccccaggagaactgaaaggattcagagaagccccaggagaactgaaaggattcagagaagcctcaggagaactgaaaggattcagagaaacctcaggagaactgaaaggattcagagaagccctgaGAGAATTGGAAGGATGGGCAG attactcatcttcagacgaagctgatgatgtaaaaaaaaaaaaaaaaactgaaaatgagcaAGACAATAGTGTTATGTTATGTGACACGCaacctcaaaatgttaataatgaagaCGAGGAACAGTGCACGATTATATCGTCAGATAATGATGAACACATCAATGCAGACCATAGTGTTATAATATGTGACAcacagcctcaaaatgttaataatgatgccgaggaacagtgcataattatatggtcaaatagtgacgaACACATCGATTCAGATGTTACACATCAATGA